A stretch of DNA from Xyrauchen texanus isolate HMW12.3.18 chromosome 31, RBS_HiC_50CHRs, whole genome shotgun sequence:
catttagcttcttttgagccattcagagctggactcctgtgctttggatcattgtcttgctgcatcatCCAGTTGTGATTGAGCTTCatctcatggactgatgaccggacggtgtcctttaggattttctgggaGAGAGCAGAAGTCCTGAAGCAGCAAATCATCCCCACAGCATCACACGACCACCATCATGCTTGACCGTAGACATGATGTTTtgtttgtggaattctgtgtttgatttacgccagatgtaacgggacccccgtcttccaaacagttccactttcgacacatcagtccacagaacattctcccaaaagctttgatgatcatcaaggtgtgttttggcaaattcAGACTATCTTTTAATGTTCACTGTTAGCAGTGGTTTTAGCCTCGCCACACTTCCATgtatggcatttttggccagtgtgttTCTGATAGTGGGGTCATGAGCGGTGACCTTtactgatgcgagagaggcctgcagttccttgatgttgtccttggcttttctGTAACTTCCAGGATGAGTGGTCGCtttgctcttggaggaattttggaggACGGCCACTTCTGGggaggttcactactgtgccaagttttctccatttggagataactGCTCTCACTGTGGTCCTTtagagtcccagagcctttgaaacagCTTTGTTACACTTACCAGCCTGATGTACTTCAATCACCCTTTTCCTCGTAATTTATTGAATTTCTTTCGACTTTGACacagtgtgctactgggtgagaccttttagccaattttaatgcttaaaagttatatttaggtgttgatttgattgaacagggctggcagtaatcatgTCTGGGTgggtctagtccagctgaaccccattactgaatgcagtttcatagatttggggatttagtaactaagaggcgatgagatatacacaaaaacataacaaatcaggatgggggcaaatacttatCCACAgcattttatttctcattttgtgtttcacagaagccatacaggtttggaatgtcatgagggtgagtaaatgatgacaattttcattttgggatgaaggCGAGTACATACTCTGCTCATGTGATACACAATTTGAGATTTTAACGCTACACACAACAATGACAATgacttataatatataatatttttatggcagtatttttatttggacatttttgtcctctaaggtacCGAGTGTGAGTTTTGCATTTTAATCTGACAtgtcacaaaaaaattataaataatgcatcaaaatcaatgttgttgctaatcattaacatcccagactgtgataatccatATAAGAATttccccttagcatttagtatatggaaaataatatatatgatttttaaagcaaactggcatttaattagttaaaatcctgaaaatgaatgaatatttggtagttataatcaggactgatgttggttaaaaaaattaactcattaaaagtggaaaataatagtCATATATCACATTTTTGTCCTCTGACGCTACACGGTCAAAACACGTACATtcaatattaaatgttaataaaaatacaatatattcaaaatagTTAATACACTTGAAACTTAAATCATCTGGTTGTGATTGGACAGCAATAGCACATCAGCTGGTGTTCAGTGTGTCGtcgaaaaattaaataaaactgataAAAGGTCATTCCGATACTGATGTGATATCAAGtaatcgatcctcacataaaaatatcgattctaaagttgtttttttaactagtgatcttaGTATTTAGATACTATAAATATTAATACATCTCATAAaaagcttcgaagtggaaaaaaataattatattagcgAATAGTTGCACAGGCACAGGAACTATTTTctcttccgctcatcttgacgCGCAGTGATACACCATCAGTCACAGAGCGCGAACTCGCTTTCAGACAGAAACTTCTAGAACATTGGGCCTTGGACCAGATCGTAGTTAAacgcaattaaaaatatatattatacaatattatgaACCAATACTGGAAACATCGATCGTATTGAGCTATAACACAAATAAAAGAAACCgtgcaaatgtaattttaaaagtttagTATTTAAAAATCAAACCGCGGAAGGTTACCTGTCCAAGGTGTCAGAGTGTGACTCCGCGCATGCGCTGTTTTTTGTATAAAGCTGCGTCACCGCTTACGTTCACACGTCATTTCTAATAAACTATTTTCGCCGGTATGAGTTCTTTGAACATTCGCGGATTTTTCTTGTTGATGATCCCTCTCTTCGTCGCAGGTAATATATTATAATGGTATTAAATGGCACAAGATTTGATGATCCAAGAAGTTGTGACTCTGTTGTCATTTAcacttaaatattaattttatcaGGTGCTACGAATGACCGCGAGAAGGTGAAGGCGACAAAGGGAGAAAGTTTCGTCCTCTTTGAAATCCCTGGATTTGCGGATGTTTCTAAAGTGACTGTGCAAAGACCGTGTGAAAACGGGTCTCTCGTGTTCCGATACTGCTCGCCTGATGAAGAGAAGAAGGGCTGCAAGTCTTCTGGGTCAGACAAATACCAAGTTCACAACGGGACTGTCATTGTTGCTAATGCCAGTTTCAGTGACCAAGGATGCTACACTGTCAAAGTGATCGGGATCTCCGATATTACTCAATCTTTAACAGTAGTTGTCAACGGTATGTATTGCTACCATAAACCAGTCTTATGCCCACCTGGCGAAATGTTGTGACGTAAGCGATACGTGTAGTTTTTgtaataatgaaagtgaaagccttaaccatttatttttctcttgcaGTATATCTTCGAAGTTTTGGTGTGAATTgagtaattattgtttttctacaattgataaaaattacattttttgcattaaagATATTATCTGTTATTTTGAACACGAGAATAAAGCAGTAGTTTgtattgttaatattttttattcttgtagCTAAATGTTATTTGCACAAGCAGAGGTATCTTAAAGCTACCCAGGCTCACGAGTTCTTACTTGATGTGGAGTACTTGGTCAAATCTTTAAAATTGCTCACGAATAAGAAATGATCTTCTTTTTTTAAGGTATTATGAGAATATTTTTGTATGAGCCGTGAACATAAAAatttatatattcaataaatattatattattattattattattattattattatatatatatatatattttttttcttcttatatttaaaaaaagggcAGCCAGAGCAAATTGACGCTCttgccgcttctggtgtgaatgcacggttattaaagtaattttgttcatttgagcagaattaaataaaaaaaaaaatacattttcgatAGCCAATTTTCCCCCCCCCAACACGTCTTTATTATAGTCCCAATTAGAAACCattataatgcagccaaggaaAAATTCAGACACCTCTGGAGTCGTCTTGTCCGAGTCGTTCActcttttgtcacgtgactgcCGTATAATCTTTCATAACCCCATAGACTGATGTTTAtgtaaacttaaaggaatagttcaccccgtTGACTTTTATTCTGTCAGATACAAAAGGTGATTGATGTTGGgctccgtcaccattcactttcactgtatggagaaAAGCTgcagtaaagtgaatggtgacttgggCTAACATTCTGCACAACATCTTTTGtgttaataaaagtcaaatgggtttggaacaacatgcgggCGAGTGAATTGACATAATTTTCACTCATGCgtgatctatctatctctataatGCTTATCAAGCTATTTTTCATAGTTTGTCTTCATGAACTTCCTTTTCTAGTCGTTTCTGTTCTTGTCTCTTACAGAATCCCGGTACAGTACCATCAGCCCAGAATCACCGCACCCAACATCCCCCACACCCAATGAGGGAGGT
This window harbors:
- the LOC127625418 gene encoding uncharacterized protein LOC127625418 isoform X6, yielding MSSLNIRGFFLLMIPLFVAGATNDREKVKATKGESFVLFEIPGFADVSKVTVQRPCENGSLVFRYCSPDEEKKGCKSSGSDKYQVHNGTVIVANASFSDQGCYTVKVIGISDITQSLTVVVNEPQYSTVSPESQYSTISPESPHPTSPTPNEGGLDKPVIAAVVLIAIGFAIWFGLVIHCCICKKKKSQKKSDSQQDATIQGAVPDEGCMEDKTLRPQRKTNF
- the LOC127625418 gene encoding uncharacterized protein LOC127625418 isoform X1 — its product is MSSLNIRGFFLLMIPLFVAGATNDREKVKATKGESFVLFEIPGFADVSKVTVQRPCENGSLVFRYCSPDEEKKGCKSSGSDKYQVHNGTVIVANASFSDQGCYTVKVIGISDITQSLTVVVNEPQYSTVSPESQYSTISPESPHPTSPTPNEGGLDKPVIAAVVLIAIGFAIWFGLVIHCCICKKKKSQKKSDSQQDATIQDGGQDASPAEKDQLLMKDLNLSSIKENKEKPTCVTGL